In Eleutherodactylus coqui strain aEleCoq1 chromosome 4, aEleCoq1.hap1, whole genome shotgun sequence, the following are encoded in one genomic region:
- the MED31 gene encoding mediator of RNA polymerase II transcription subunit 31, with protein sequence MAAGSMETDEQARIRFQLELEFVQCLANPNYLNFLAQRGYFKEKPFVNYLKYLLYWKDPEYAKYLKYPQCLHMLELLQYEHFRKELVNAQCAKFIDEQQILHWQHYSRKRVRLQQALAEQQPQNNTIGK encoded by the exons ATGAGCAAGCAAGAATTCGATTCCAGTTGGAGTTGGAATTTGTTCAGTGTCTGGCAAATCCTAATTACCTTAATT tCCTGGCACAAAGAGGATATTTCAAGGAGAAACCATTTGTGAATTACCTGAAATATTTACTCTATTGGAAGGATCCAGAATATGCAAAATATTTAAA GTACCCACAGTGCTTACACATGCTGGAGTTACTGCAGTACGAACACTTCCGTAAAGAGCTGGTGAACGCTCAGTGCGCCAAGTTTATCGATGAGCAGCAAATCTTACATTGGCAGCACTACTCCCGCAAGAGGGTGAGACTGCAGCAAGCCCTGGCAGAGCAGCAGCCACAGAACAACACCATTGGGAAATGA
- the TXNDC17 gene encoding thioredoxin domain-containing protein 17 codes for MEKHTEVKVHGYEEYCRELEKHKGKPVFTLFCGDKNEQGVSWCPDCVKAEPVIRKELANLPEGSTFIYCLVGERAYWKDPNNEFKKNLKLTGVPTLCKVGTPQKLTEDECLKPDLVQMLLSED; via the exons ATGGAGAAGCACACGGAGGTGAAGGTGCACGGCTATGAGGAGTACTGCCGGGAGCTGGAGAAACACAAGGGGAAGCCGGTGTTCACCTTGTTCTGTGGAGATAAGAATGAGCAGGGGGTGAGCTGGTGCCCCGACTGTGTTAAAG CTGAACCGGTCATTCGCAAAGAACTGGCAAATCTTCCTGAAGGGTCTACATTTATATATTGCCTAGTTGGAGAGAGAGCTTA CTGGAAGGACCCAAACAATGAGTTCAAAAAAAACTTGAAGTTGACTGGTGTCCCAACTCTTTGTAAGGTTGGAACG CCACAGAAACTGACAGAAGATGAGTGCCTCAAGCCTGATCTGGTGCAGATGCTGCTCTCAGAAGACTGA